The Sporosarcina sp. Marseille-Q4943 genome includes the window GTACAATTGAGTCTCAATAAAAATAGAAGGTGAATGGATGAATACAATTACGATTATCGGCCTTGGTGCCGGGGATCTTGATCAGCTGTCCCTTGGCACATACCGGAAGCTGAAGGAAGCTGCGTTCGTCGTTGCAAGGACGGACCAGCATCCGGCCATTGTTGAATTAAGGGCGGAAGGCATGGCGATAGAGAGCTTCGATGACGTTTATATTGAAAATGATGCGTTTGAGCAAGTGTATGAGGAAATTACGGAGCAATTATTATCGATGGCAAAAGAGAAGGCGGTTACGTATGTCGTGCCAGGCCATCCGCTCGTCGCAGAGCGCACAGTTCAATTATTGATTGAAAAAGAACGTGCTGGCGTAGTCGAGCTTGAAATTGCAGGAGGCAACAGCTTCCTCGATCCGATTTTTGCAGCGCTTCGGATCGATCCGATTGAAGGATTCCAGTTGCTCGATGGCACAGACATGAAGCGCGATGACGTGATGATGACGCAGCATGTGCTGATCGGCCAAGTGTATGATGCGTTTATCGCTTCTGAAGTGAAGCTGTCGCTTATGGAGAAGTATGCGTATGACCATCCCGTGACAATCGTGACGGCAGCAGGCTCTTCATTGGAAAAGCTCCGGACTGTGCCGTTGTTCGAATTGGATCGTGAGACGGAAATCGATAATTTGACGACGGTTTATGTGCCTCCTGTTGAGGAGCGCGAAGAGCGTTTGAAGGAATGGTCGACGTTCCGGGAAATCATCGCAGCGTTACGTGCTCCGGACGGCTGCCCGTGGGACCGGGAGCAGACGCATGAATCGTTGAAGCGGTATTTAATCGAGGAAGCGCATGAATTGCTCGAAGCGATTGACCAGGAGGACGATGAAGGCATCATCGAGGAATTAGGCGACGTGTTGCTACAAGTGTTCTTGCATGCGCAAATCGGCGAGGACGACGGCTATTTTGCAATGGAAGATATCTTGCAGTCAATCGGCGATAAAATGATTCGCCGCCATCCGCATGTGTTCGGCAATCATAATGTGGAAAATTCGGATGAGGTTTTAAAAAATTGGCAGGAGATTAAGAAAGAAGAGAAGCCGCAAGCTGAGTCGCTCTTGGATGGACAAGCACGCCATAGTTCTTCCTTGCTCACTTCATTTAATTACCAAAAGGAAGCGGCGAAGGTCGGATTCGATTGGCCGGATATAACAGGAGCTTTCGATAAATTTGAGGAAGAATGGCAGGAATTCAAAGAGGAAGTGGCGAATGGAACGAAGCAGAGCCAGACGGATGAGCTGGGGGATGTCCTATTCACACTCGTCAACTTGTCGAGATTTTTGAAGCTGTCCCCCGAGGAAGCGATGGCGCATGCGAACGAGAAATTCAAACGGCGCTTTTCGTTCGTCGAGCAAAGCGTAAAGAACGGGAGAGGAGAATTCTCCGCCTATACGCTTGATGAACTCGAGGAATTTTGGCAACTGGCAAAGGGGAGGGAAAAGGAATGAGAATAGATAAGTTTTTGAAGGTTTCACGTCTGATTAAAAGACGGACATTGGCGAAGCAAGTGGCAGACCAAGGCCGTATTACGATCAATGGCAAGGTGTCAAAAGCATCGTCGGTCGTCAAACCGGGCGACGAGCTTGCCATCCGATTCGGACAAAAGATTGTAACGGCAAAAGTCGAGGCACTGAAAGATTCAACGAAGAAAGAAGACGCTGCATCTATGTATACGATCTTGAAGGAAGAGAAGCTGGACAAGGTGGAACCTGAATTTATTGACGATGAAGATTGATATCAGGGAAAAACACGATAAATAGACATATCCTCAGCCTGATTGAAAACGCTTGTCAGCCTAGGCGCGAAGTGGAGCGAAGACGCGAATAGAACTAAGGTTCATGAGCGGACGAGCGACACGGGCAACAACGGATGCGAGCGTTTGTCAACAGGCTGGCATGACAGGAACTTTTCCTGTCATGTTTTTTTATTTGGGCGCATAGGATGGCAGTGAACGTACAAGCAAAGGAGGAATAGTATGCAAATCCAGACCGACAATCCAACATACGCAATTCCATCAGGGGATCATGTCATCACAATGAGAAATCGAAAAAGAATGGATCTTACATCTGTCAAAACAATCGATCGGTTCGACCAAGAGGAGTTCATCGTACGGACTTCTCAAGGAGTATTAGTAATCCGCGGGGAGGAGCTGCGCATCGTCCATTTGGATGTAGACAAAGGGCTTCTTACATTGGAAGGCACGATCACCACGATGCAATATGACGAAGAAGATGCAGGTTCACGCGGTTTCCTCCATAAATTGTTTGGATGAGTCTCTCCGTCCAGTTTCTTAGTCTTCTTGCAATGATTGGGACAGGCATCGGGGCCGGGGTTTTGATGGATTTGATCGGAACGGGCGTGGATGCGACCGGTAAGAAATCGATCATCCGGAAATACGCGGTCCCCTTGGAAGTGGTCGGATGGATTGTAATCGGGTGTGCATCGTTCTACGTTCTTTTCGTCGTCCGGGATGGGGCATGGAGGATGTATGACCCGGTTGCTCAAATTTGCGGAATGCTTTTATACGCCTCGATTTTCCACCGGCCTTTCAGATTTTTGGGTAGAATCCTGAACATGTTGATTATCAAGCCGATCTGGTTCATCGTCAGGCTCGTGGCGAAGATCATCAGCCGAACGTTCCAGCTTCTCATCAAGATTGTGAGATTTCTTCTTTCTCCATTCATCTTTCTTTATTATAAAGTCTCTGACTCTCTCTTTAAATCCGCTGAGAAATAATGTATAATTACTAGACTTAACGGATTTCGAACTGTAATGAGAGGGAGTGCAGGACATGGAGCAAAGGAAAAGGAAATCATCCAAGACCGTTGCATCGATTGAAACTGAATATATCCGCTCGTTGCGCAAAAAAGAAATGTGGAGAAACACGCAGAAGAAGCGGCTTCAGAAGAAACTGTTCATCTATGCGGTGATCGCTTTCGCGGTGCTCGGCGGTATGACGAAAATGTATATTCAGCAAAAGCAGACGCTGCAAGAGATAGAACAGGAAAAAGTGGAAACGCTCGCCAAGTTGGAAGAAGTGAAGGAAGAGCAAGAACTTCTTAAAAAACAGCTTGTGAAATTGGATGACGATGACTATATTGCCAAGCTTGCACGGAAAGAATATTTTTTATCTGATAAAAATGAAATCATCTTCACCGTCCCAGAAAATAAGAAGAAAAAAGACGAAAAAGATGACGGAAAAGAGTAGTCTTATTGACACTCTTTTTTTGTTGGCTATAATGAAAGTAAGGATCTTGCACTTGCAGGACTCGCCATATGGTAAAAGGCTTCTGAAAAGTGGCCGTTTAAATCTTAAGGAGGAGCATTTTTTTTATGTCAATTGAAGTAGGCAGCAAGTTACAGGGGAAAGTTACAGGGATCACAAACTTCGGTGCGTTCGTCGAACTGCCGAACGGTTCAACTGGTCTGGTCCATATTAGTGAAGTAGCGGACAATTATGTGAAGGATATCAATGACCACCTAAAAGTAGGCGATATGGTTGAAGTGAAAGTGATGAATGTCGGCACTGACGGAAAAATCGGTTTATCGATTAGAAAAGCGAAACCGGAAGCTGAACGTCCTCAACGCCCTCAACGTCCTCGTCACAGCGGTGGCCGTCCTAGCCATAATGACCGTCCAGAGAATTTCGAGCAAAAGATGGCTAAATTCATGAAAGACAGTGAAGAACGCCTTTCAACTTTGAAAAGAGCAACAGAATCTAAACGCGGTGGCCGTGGCGCAAGAAGAGGGTAACTTGCTGGCTGTTTCAATTAGTGGAAATGAATCTCTTATGAGCGATCTAACATCTAATAAGATGTTAGGTCGTTTTTTTAATTCGGATACGATAAATGCTTCCAAATACGCATAAATCCGTGAAGGCGCGCATAAACGACGGCAAATACGCATAAATTGCTCCAAAAACGCATAATCACTTCCAAACGCGCATAAATGAATTTTTTCACGCATAAAAGCTTCTAAACACCCATAAATGATTTT containing:
- the mazG gene encoding nucleoside triphosphate pyrophosphohydrolase; the protein is MNTITIIGLGAGDLDQLSLGTYRKLKEAAFVVARTDQHPAIVELRAEGMAIESFDDVYIENDAFEQVYEEITEQLLSMAKEKAVTYVVPGHPLVAERTVQLLIEKERAGVVELEIAGGNSFLDPIFAALRIDPIEGFQLLDGTDMKRDDVMMTQHVLIGQVYDAFIASEVKLSLMEKYAYDHPVTIVTAAGSSLEKLRTVPLFELDRETEIDNLTTVYVPPVEEREERLKEWSTFREIIAALRAPDGCPWDREQTHESLKRYLIEEAHELLEAIDQEDDEGIIEELGDVLLQVFLHAQIGEDDGYFAMEDILQSIGDKMIRRHPHVFGNHNVENSDEVLKNWQEIKKEEKPQAESLLDGQARHSSSLLTSFNYQKEAAKVGFDWPDITGAFDKFEEEWQEFKEEVANGTKQSQTDELGDVLFTLVNLSRFLKLSPEEAMAHANEKFKRRFSFVEQSVKNGRGEFSAYTLDELEEFWQLAKGREKE
- a CDS encoding RNA-binding S4 domain-containing protein; the encoded protein is MRIDKFLKVSRLIKRRTLAKQVADQGRITINGKVSKASSVVKPGDELAIRFGQKIVTAKVEALKDSTKKEDAASMYTILKEEKLDKVEPEFIDDED
- the yabP gene encoding sporulation protein YabP, with product MQIQTDNPTYAIPSGDHVITMRNRKRMDLTSVKTIDRFDQEEFIVRTSQGVLVIRGEELRIVHLDVDKGLLTLEGTITTMQYDEEDAGSRGFLHKLFG
- the yabQ gene encoding spore cortex biosynthesis protein YabQ, with the protein product MSLSVQFLSLLAMIGTGIGAGVLMDLIGTGVDATGKKSIIRKYAVPLEVVGWIVIGCASFYVLFVVRDGAWRMYDPVAQICGMLLYASIFHRPFRFLGRILNMLIIKPIWFIVRLVAKIISRTFQLLIKIVRFLLSPFIFLYYKVSDSLFKSAEK
- a CDS encoding septum formation initiator family protein, giving the protein MEQRKRKSSKTVASIETEYIRSLRKKEMWRNTQKKRLQKKLFIYAVIAFAVLGGMTKMYIQQKQTLQEIEQEKVETLAKLEEVKEEQELLKKQLVKLDDDDYIAKLARKEYFLSDKNEIIFTVPENKKKKDEKDDGKE
- a CDS encoding S1 domain-containing RNA-binding protein, translated to MSIEVGSKLQGKVTGITNFGAFVELPNGSTGLVHISEVADNYVKDINDHLKVGDMVEVKVMNVGTDGKIGLSIRKAKPEAERPQRPQRPRHSGGRPSHNDRPENFEQKMAKFMKDSEERLSTLKRATESKRGGRGARRG